Proteins encoded together in one Lutra lutra chromosome 4, mLutLut1.2, whole genome shotgun sequence window:
- the MOV10 gene encoding helicase MOV-10 isoform X2, whose amino-acid sequence MLYGMKIANLAYVTKTRVRFFRLDRWANVWFPEKRRVKLGSDISKHHKSLLAKIFYDRAEYLHGKHGVDVEVQGPHEARDGQLLIRLDLNCKEVLTLRLRNGGTQPVTLTHLFPLCRTPQFAFYNGEQELPCPLGPGECYELHVHCKTSFVGYFPATVLWELLGPGESGSEGAGTFYIARFLAAVAHSPLAAQLKPTTPFKRTRITGNPVVTSRIEEGERPDRAKGYDLELSMALGTYYPPPRLRQLLPILLQGTSVFTAPKEIAEIKAQLETGLQWRNYEVKLRLLLHLEELQMEHDIRHYDLESVPMTWDPADQNPRLLTLEVPGVTESRPSVLRGDHLFALLSSETHQENPVTYKGFVHKVELDRVKLSFSTSLLSRFVDGLTFKVNFTFNRQPLRVQHRALELTGRWPLWPMLFPTASRGVPLLPSDVKLKLYDRSLESNPEQLQAMKYIVMGTTRPAPYIIFGPPGTGKTVTLVEAIKQVVKHLPKAHILACAPSNSGADLLCQRLRVHLPSSIYRLLAPSRDIRMVPEDIKPCCNWDPKKGDYVFPAKKKLQEYRVLITTLITASRLVSAQFPIDHFTHIFIDEAGHSMEPESLVAIAGLMEVQETDNPGGQLVLAGDPRQLGPVLRSPLTQKHGLGYSLLERLLTYNTLYKKGSSGYDPQFITKLLRNYRSHPTILDIPNRLYYEGELQACADVVDRERFCRWEGLPQQGFPIIFHGVMGKDEREGNSPSFFNPEEAATVTSYLKLLLAPSSKKGKARLSPRSVGVISPYRKQVEKIRHCITRLDKELRGLDDIKDLKVGSVEEFQGQERSVILISTVRSSQSFVQLDLDFNLGFLKNPKRFNVAVTRAKALLIVVGNPLLLGHDPDWKVFLEFCKENGGYTGCPFPAKLDLQQGQNLLQGLSKLRSSISGPQSHDYLPQEREGEDGLSLQVEPEWRNEL is encoded by the exons ATGCTGTATGGAATGAAGATTGCAAATCTGGCCTACGTCACCAAGACTCGGGTCAGGTTCTTCAGACTCGACCGCTGGGCTAACGTGTGGTTCCCAGAAAAGAGGAGAGTGAAGCTAGGGTCAGACATCAGCAAACACCACAAGTCACTGCTAGCCAAGATTTTCTATGACAG GGCTGAGTATCTTCACGGGAAACATGGGGTGGACGTGGAAGTCCAGGGGCCCCATGAAGCCCGAGATGGGCAGCTCCTTATCCGCCTGGATTTGAACTGCAAGGAGGTGCTGACCCTGAGGCTTCGGAACGGAGGAACTCAGCCTGTCACCCTCACTCACCTCTTCCCACTCTGCCGGACCCCCCAGTTTGCCTTCTACAATGGAGAACAAGAGCTGCCCTGCCCACTGGGCCCTG GCGAGTGCTACGAGCTCCATGTCCATTGCAAGACCAGCTTTGTGGGCTACTTCCCGGCCACAGTGCTCTGGGagctgctgggccctggggagtcGGGTTCAGAAGGAGCTGGTACCTTCTACATCGCCCGATTCTTGGCCGCTGTTGCCCACAGTCCCCTGGCTGCGCAGTTGAAGCCCACGACTCCCTTCAAGCGCACCCGGATCACTGGAAACCCTGTAGTGACCAGCCGgatagaggaaggagagagacctgATCG CGCTAAGGGCTATGACCTGGAGCTGAGTATGGCGCTGGGCACGTACTACCCACCCCCTCGCCTCCGGCAGCTACTCCCCATCCTTCTTCAGGGGACAAGTGTCTTCACTGCCCCAAAGGAGATCGCTGAGATAAA GGCCCAGCTGGAGACAGGCCTGCAGTGGAGGAACTACGAGGTGAAGCTCCGGCTTCTGCTGCACCTAGAGGAGCTACAGATGGAACATGACATCCGGCACTATGACCTGGAGTCGGTGCCCATGACGTGGGACCCCGCGGACCAGAACCCGAGGCTGCTCACCCTGGAG GTTCCCGGGGTGACCGAGAGCCGCCCCTCAGTGCTGCGGGGTGACCACCTGTTTGCACTTCTGTCTTCTGAGACCCATCAGGAAAACCCTGTCACCTATAAGGGCTTTGTCCATAAGGTGGAATTGGACCGTGTCAAGCTGAGCTTTTCCACGAG CCTCCTCAGCCGCTTTGTGGATGGGCTGACCTTCAAGGTGAACTTCACCTTCAACCGCCAGCCTCTGCGTGTGCAGCACCGTGCCCTGGAGCTCACGGGGCGCTGGCCGCTGTGGCCCATGCTCTTTCCCACGGCCTCCCGTGGGGTCCCACTGCTGCCCTCAGATGTGAAGCTCAA GCTGTATGACCGCAGTCTGGAGTCGAACCCTGAGCAGCTGCAGGCCATGAAGTACATTGTCATGGGCACTACCCGTCCAGCCCCCTACATCATCTTTGGGCCTCCAGGCACTGGCAAGACTGTCACCCTAGTGGAAGCCATCAAGCAG gtgGTGAAACACTTGCCCAAAGCCCACATCCTGGCCTGCGCTCCGTCCAACTCAGGGGCTGACCTCCTCTGTCAGCGGCTCCGGGTCCACCTGCCCAGCTCCATCTACCGCCTCCTGGCCCCCAGCAGGGACATCCGCATGGTGCCCGAGGACATCAAG CCCTGCTGTAACTGGGATCCAAAGAAGGGGGATTATGTGTTTCCTGCCAAGAAGAAGCTACAGGAATATCGAGTCTTGATTACCACGCTCATCACGGCCAGCAG GCTGGTCTCAGCTCAGTTTCCCATTGATCACTTCACACACATCTTCATCGACGAGGCCGGCCACTCCATGGAGCCCGAGAGTCTGGTGGCCATAGCAG GGCTGATGGAAGTCCAGGAAACAGACAATCCGGGAGGGCAGCTGGTGCTGGCAGGAGACCCTAGGCAGCTGGGGCCTGTGCTGCGCTCCCCGCTGACCCAGAAGCATGGGCTGGGCTACTCCCTGCTGGAGCGGCTGCTGACCTACAACACCCTGTACAAGAAGGGCTCCAGTGGCTATGACCCCCAGTTCATAACCAAGCTGCTGCGCAACTACAG gtCCCACCCCACCATACTGGACATTCCTAACCGACTCTATTATGAAGGAGAGCTGCAGGCCTGTGCTGATGTTGTGGACCGAGAGCGCTTCTGCCGCTGGGAGGGTTTGCCTCAACAG GGCTTTCCCATCATCTTTCACGGCGTAATGGGCAAGGACGAGCGTGAGGGCAACAGTCCATCCTTCTTCAACCCAGAAGAGGCTGCCACAGTGACCTCCTACCTGAAGCTGCTCCTGGCCCCCTCCTCCAAGAAGGGCAAAGCCCGCCTGAGCCCCCGAAGCGTGGGTGTCATCTCTCCCTATCGGAAGCAG GTGGAAAAAATCCGTCATTGCATCACCAGACTTGACAAGGAGCTTCGGGGACTGGATGACATCAAAGACTTGAAG GTGGGCTCCGTGGAAGAGTTCCAAGGCCAAGAACGCAGCGTCATCCTCATCTCCACCGTGCGGAGCAGCCAGAGCTTTGTGCAGCTGGATCTGGACTTCAACCTCGGTTTCCTTAAGAACCCCAAG AGGTTCAACGTGGCTGTGACCCGGGCCAAGGCTTTGCTCATCGTGGTGGGCAACCCGCTCCTCCTGGGCCATGACCCTGACTGGAAAGT ATTCCTGGAGTTCTGTAAAGAAAACGGGGGGTACACCGGGTGCCCATTCCCTG
- the MOV10 gene encoding helicase MOV-10 isoform X1, which translates to MPSKFSCRQLRETGQCFESFLVDRGLDMETDRERLRTIYNWDFKISFGTPAPGFSSMLYGMKIANLAYVTKTRVRFFRLDRWANVWFPEKRRVKLGSDISKHHKSLLAKIFYDRAEYLHGKHGVDVEVQGPHEARDGQLLIRLDLNCKEVLTLRLRNGGTQPVTLTHLFPLCRTPQFAFYNGEQELPCPLGPGECYELHVHCKTSFVGYFPATVLWELLGPGESGSEGAGTFYIARFLAAVAHSPLAAQLKPTTPFKRTRITGNPVVTSRIEEGERPDRAKGYDLELSMALGTYYPPPRLRQLLPILLQGTSVFTAPKEIAEIKAQLETGLQWRNYEVKLRLLLHLEELQMEHDIRHYDLESVPMTWDPADQNPRLLTLEVPGVTESRPSVLRGDHLFALLSSETHQENPVTYKGFVHKVELDRVKLSFSTSLLSRFVDGLTFKVNFTFNRQPLRVQHRALELTGRWPLWPMLFPTASRGVPLLPSDVKLKLYDRSLESNPEQLQAMKYIVMGTTRPAPYIIFGPPGTGKTVTLVEAIKQVVKHLPKAHILACAPSNSGADLLCQRLRVHLPSSIYRLLAPSRDIRMVPEDIKPCCNWDPKKGDYVFPAKKKLQEYRVLITTLITASRLVSAQFPIDHFTHIFIDEAGHSMEPESLVAIAGLMEVQETDNPGGQLVLAGDPRQLGPVLRSPLTQKHGLGYSLLERLLTYNTLYKKGSSGYDPQFITKLLRNYRSHPTILDIPNRLYYEGELQACADVVDRERFCRWEGLPQQGFPIIFHGVMGKDEREGNSPSFFNPEEAATVTSYLKLLLAPSSKKGKARLSPRSVGVISPYRKQVEKIRHCITRLDKELRGLDDIKDLKVGSVEEFQGQERSVILISTVRSSQSFVQLDLDFNLGFLKNPKRFNVAVTRAKALLIVVGNPLLLGHDPDWKVFLEFCKENGGYTGCPFPAKLDLQQGQNLLQGLSKLRSSISGPQSHDYLPQEREGEDGLSLQVEPEWRNEL; encoded by the exons CTTTGGGACCCCTGCCCCTGGCTTCTCCTCCATGCTGTATGGAATGAAGATTGCAAATCTGGCCTACGTCACCAAGACTCGGGTCAGGTTCTTCAGACTCGACCGCTGGGCTAACGTGTGGTTCCCAGAAAAGAGGAGAGTGAAGCTAGGGTCAGACATCAGCAAACACCACAAGTCACTGCTAGCCAAGATTTTCTATGACAG GGCTGAGTATCTTCACGGGAAACATGGGGTGGACGTGGAAGTCCAGGGGCCCCATGAAGCCCGAGATGGGCAGCTCCTTATCCGCCTGGATTTGAACTGCAAGGAGGTGCTGACCCTGAGGCTTCGGAACGGAGGAACTCAGCCTGTCACCCTCACTCACCTCTTCCCACTCTGCCGGACCCCCCAGTTTGCCTTCTACAATGGAGAACAAGAGCTGCCCTGCCCACTGGGCCCTG GCGAGTGCTACGAGCTCCATGTCCATTGCAAGACCAGCTTTGTGGGCTACTTCCCGGCCACAGTGCTCTGGGagctgctgggccctggggagtcGGGTTCAGAAGGAGCTGGTACCTTCTACATCGCCCGATTCTTGGCCGCTGTTGCCCACAGTCCCCTGGCTGCGCAGTTGAAGCCCACGACTCCCTTCAAGCGCACCCGGATCACTGGAAACCCTGTAGTGACCAGCCGgatagaggaaggagagagacctgATCG CGCTAAGGGCTATGACCTGGAGCTGAGTATGGCGCTGGGCACGTACTACCCACCCCCTCGCCTCCGGCAGCTACTCCCCATCCTTCTTCAGGGGACAAGTGTCTTCACTGCCCCAAAGGAGATCGCTGAGATAAA GGCCCAGCTGGAGACAGGCCTGCAGTGGAGGAACTACGAGGTGAAGCTCCGGCTTCTGCTGCACCTAGAGGAGCTACAGATGGAACATGACATCCGGCACTATGACCTGGAGTCGGTGCCCATGACGTGGGACCCCGCGGACCAGAACCCGAGGCTGCTCACCCTGGAG GTTCCCGGGGTGACCGAGAGCCGCCCCTCAGTGCTGCGGGGTGACCACCTGTTTGCACTTCTGTCTTCTGAGACCCATCAGGAAAACCCTGTCACCTATAAGGGCTTTGTCCATAAGGTGGAATTGGACCGTGTCAAGCTGAGCTTTTCCACGAG CCTCCTCAGCCGCTTTGTGGATGGGCTGACCTTCAAGGTGAACTTCACCTTCAACCGCCAGCCTCTGCGTGTGCAGCACCGTGCCCTGGAGCTCACGGGGCGCTGGCCGCTGTGGCCCATGCTCTTTCCCACGGCCTCCCGTGGGGTCCCACTGCTGCCCTCAGATGTGAAGCTCAA GCTGTATGACCGCAGTCTGGAGTCGAACCCTGAGCAGCTGCAGGCCATGAAGTACATTGTCATGGGCACTACCCGTCCAGCCCCCTACATCATCTTTGGGCCTCCAGGCACTGGCAAGACTGTCACCCTAGTGGAAGCCATCAAGCAG gtgGTGAAACACTTGCCCAAAGCCCACATCCTGGCCTGCGCTCCGTCCAACTCAGGGGCTGACCTCCTCTGTCAGCGGCTCCGGGTCCACCTGCCCAGCTCCATCTACCGCCTCCTGGCCCCCAGCAGGGACATCCGCATGGTGCCCGAGGACATCAAG CCCTGCTGTAACTGGGATCCAAAGAAGGGGGATTATGTGTTTCCTGCCAAGAAGAAGCTACAGGAATATCGAGTCTTGATTACCACGCTCATCACGGCCAGCAG GCTGGTCTCAGCTCAGTTTCCCATTGATCACTTCACACACATCTTCATCGACGAGGCCGGCCACTCCATGGAGCCCGAGAGTCTGGTGGCCATAGCAG GGCTGATGGAAGTCCAGGAAACAGACAATCCGGGAGGGCAGCTGGTGCTGGCAGGAGACCCTAGGCAGCTGGGGCCTGTGCTGCGCTCCCCGCTGACCCAGAAGCATGGGCTGGGCTACTCCCTGCTGGAGCGGCTGCTGACCTACAACACCCTGTACAAGAAGGGCTCCAGTGGCTATGACCCCCAGTTCATAACCAAGCTGCTGCGCAACTACAG gtCCCACCCCACCATACTGGACATTCCTAACCGACTCTATTATGAAGGAGAGCTGCAGGCCTGTGCTGATGTTGTGGACCGAGAGCGCTTCTGCCGCTGGGAGGGTTTGCCTCAACAG GGCTTTCCCATCATCTTTCACGGCGTAATGGGCAAGGACGAGCGTGAGGGCAACAGTCCATCCTTCTTCAACCCAGAAGAGGCTGCCACAGTGACCTCCTACCTGAAGCTGCTCCTGGCCCCCTCCTCCAAGAAGGGCAAAGCCCGCCTGAGCCCCCGAAGCGTGGGTGTCATCTCTCCCTATCGGAAGCAG GTGGAAAAAATCCGTCATTGCATCACCAGACTTGACAAGGAGCTTCGGGGACTGGATGACATCAAAGACTTGAAG GTGGGCTCCGTGGAAGAGTTCCAAGGCCAAGAACGCAGCGTCATCCTCATCTCCACCGTGCGGAGCAGCCAGAGCTTTGTGCAGCTGGATCTGGACTTCAACCTCGGTTTCCTTAAGAACCCCAAG AGGTTCAACGTGGCTGTGACCCGGGCCAAGGCTTTGCTCATCGTGGTGGGCAACCCGCTCCTCCTGGGCCATGACCCTGACTGGAAAGT ATTCCTGGAGTTCTGTAAAGAAAACGGGGGGTACACCGGGTGCCCATTCCCTG